In the genome of Ignavibacteria bacterium, one region contains:
- a CDS encoding T9SS type A sorting domain-containing protein, which produces MKNLFKILSLIFCFAVITSSIKANQVGTVVPNTYGNLPGTATFLGPLANAPRTYQLLINSNQLTGIVGQYITAIAWRIPVSSTSAWPASETIFSSYDIYLSGSVPPSDRSLTFALNIVGTQTQVRSGGLTVAPDAYPFNEIPNRFGPEIMFNTPYHYTGGHLLVEIRHTGFTGTSRSTDAIGTAIPGYGTDFSACWTGNYTGTAGSQGNFSVVQLTSLVTGIHTEPGIPAEYSLKQNYPNPFNPATTINFAVPTNQFVTLKVFDKLGREIATLVNEMKTAGNHYVNFFADDLASGIYFYKIQAGDFTETKKMMLIK; this is translated from the coding sequence ATGAAAAATCTTTTTAAAATACTTTCTCTCATTTTTTGTTTTGCGGTTATAACTTCATCAATTAAGGCAAATCAAGTAGGAACTGTGGTTCCCAACACTTATGGAAATCTGCCCGGAACAGCTACTTTCCTCGGACCTCTTGCAAATGCTCCGAGAACTTATCAATTATTAATTAATTCAAATCAGTTAACCGGAATAGTTGGTCAATATATAACTGCAATCGCCTGGAGAATTCCGGTTTCTTCAACATCTGCGTGGCCTGCTTCAGAAACCATATTTTCAAGTTATGACATATATCTAAGCGGAAGTGTGCCTCCTTCAGACAGAAGCTTGACTTTTGCTCTAAACATTGTCGGCACACAAACTCAGGTTCGTTCAGGCGGCTTAACCGTTGCTCCGGATGCTTACCCTTTCAATGAAATACCAAATCGTTTCGGTCCTGAAATAATGTTTAATACACCATATCATTATACAGGCGGACATTTGCTTGTTGAAATAAGACATACGGGTTTTACAGGCACATCAAGAAGTACCGATGCAATCGGAACTGCAATCCCCGGTTATGGAACAGATTTCAGTGCTTGTTGGACGGGAAACTATACAGGTACCGCAGGTTCGCAGGGAAACTTTTCAGTTGTCCAGCTTACTTCATTAGTTACCGGCATTCATACAGAACCGGGAATACCGGCAGAATACAGCTTAAAACAAAATTACCCCAATCCTTTTAATCCTGCCACAACTATCAACTTTGCAGTCCCTACTAATCAGTTTGTAACATTAAAAGTCTTTGATAAACTCGGAAGGGAAATTGCAACATTGGTTAATGAAATGAAAACTGCAGGCAATCACTATGTCAACTTCTTTGCTGACGATTTGGCAAGCGGAATTTATTTCTATAAAATTCAAGCGGGTGATTTCACGGAAACTAAAAAAATGATGCTTATCAAATAA
- a CDS encoding T9SS type A sorting domain-containing protein — protein sequence MNRLYLFLLSLFLFFTLSFSTTFAQLTGIKTIDNTTPTGGNNYQTFTDAITALNGSGVGAGGVTFNVFAGQTFNENPPVLNATGTLADPIVFQKSGVGTNPKIIPSAVGTLTTTTFGNNADGIFIINGGDYITFDGIDLDANSTFATLVEKYEYGYYLKKASGTDACKNVTIKNCVITMYHNTGTIVTIGNGLYISNISGTSSVTVTTTGGRTENVKFFNSTITGAYDPVQIRGFAATTPFDLYDQGIEIGQDGANTITNFGGAASTLVYGLYAIYQNNLKINNNIFNNSNVTGAVMYGVFIGTATNANIDINSNSFELTSNSPTSQLTAVGLNSGTTSGTTNTINVNNNTITNFTRPTHTTGPTYFIYSTSNYPFILNISGNNISNHNFPGTGIIYGIYQLSNPVNVNITNNTISNINRAGSGTSAFYGIYNTSVSTAANATISGNTIHTLSHVGTSGILSGITVSTTIGNAVFNNRIYNLSSESTGGQLYGIYQIGSAPFTYIYNNYISDLRAPSSTNSEAVRGIFVSAGASFLFYNSIYLNAVSSSATTFGSSGISISTTPNVEVRNNNIVNNSTPGPTGGFTVAHRRSSTLLTTYAAASNNNNFYAGTPGPSNLIFYDGTNADQTMGDYRTRVSPSDAQSFRELPPFLNIAVAPYDLHLNSAIPTQCESGGSVVSSPLSITTDYDGHARYPNVGYPEKPGFPPTAPDVGADEFGGEPADFSGPTIVYDALTNTGSLSNRQLTATITDPSGVQTGANGPRLYYKKSTDPSFVFDATPSVSGNDYTFTINNASIGGVAPGTIVQYYLAAQDLAGNVGTSPGGGSGINPPGTTPPGSPNSYTVLTSFSGPYSIGLAGDYTTITAAVTAITGGAVSGPVTFNLLDAAYPTETFPIVITEIPGMSSTNTITFRPASGVNALVHNALGTGLFTLNGADYIRINGSNPTSDGVESLTLRNGGATATEPGIIFINDATNNIIDGCIIESDNITTTEGAIQFSTSVSGTTGNDNNTIQNCEIRHIAASPNAYAVAIYSSGTAANSNSGNVISNNNIYNFTTSGVSVTATGNGDGWTISGNNFYNNYTTPPSTAITVINFIPGVNSNSNFILSNKIGGSAINCGGTPFVTTGAATYTAISTNVGTTGATKINNNTIKNIDMQATGTAAFNGISCVTNGLVEVGVDASNNIGGPTAGEQIKNAGNSTTIGISSTVGAAGGITISNNIIQNLYSSGTGTGIGNRGISHTGAGNLLVSNNTIFNNKSDASTSADATSSVLGIYTSSANTSQLIEGNTIYGLEATHTTAAVTAQGIITTLATSSGTVSRNRIYGLKNATSSTAGDIFGIHFFLGQWTATNNQVTIDQNTIGCRNVGIFDSSSTTARNATYIYNSVFISGSNDVSATTNSYGFLRSNSASTIYFRNNLLYNQRTGGSGFNYAIGNNVAAPATGWGVQASEFNMFINTDPSTMGEWGTGVNQTFAAWKASATCDLISMSFASLFIPANSFFVNTATGNLNIVNTNEPCWYINGSASQLTTPSVNNDFDGNSRSTTIAGGATDIGSDEFTPNSVTPPIINFPVVPGPNNLSIGGKPLGILNVVSAGTLTSIDILYYSGANPPTPPPSTLYGNGYIIINPNVGAAGYTYDITFYYINEVLGTIQFESNIRLAKSNDLGVTWTPYLIPGTGAGQYQLDSNNNFITLYGLNSFSVFALTDATAPLPVELASFTASSERNNVKLNWTTLTEINNSGFDIERKLIDEQGINTFVKIGNVQGHGNSSEPKNYSFNDNGLQTGKYAYRLKQTDYNGHFQYFNLSSEIEVGVPKEFALSQNYPNPFNPVTKINYDIPFDSKVNLKVYDMLGREVASLVNNDLQKAGYYTVQLNGINMASGTYFFRIIAQGSGKDFVMTKKMVLIK from the coding sequence ATGAACAGGCTCTACCTTTTTCTCCTTTCCTTATTCTTATTCTTCACATTATCTTTTTCAACGACTTTTGCACAATTAACAGGAATAAAAACCATTGATAATACCACTCCGACTGGTGGAAATAATTATCAGACATTTACTGATGCAATAACAGCCTTGAACGGTTCAGGTGTTGGCGCAGGCGGAGTTACGTTCAATGTTTTTGCAGGACAAACATTTAACGAAAATCCTCCGGTCCTAAATGCTACCGGAACATTAGCAGACCCGATAGTTTTTCAAAAATCAGGCGTGGGTACTAATCCTAAAATCATTCCTTCTGCAGTAGGAACATTAACTACTACAACGTTTGGCAATAATGCCGATGGTATTTTTATAATCAATGGGGGTGATTACATAACATTTGACGGAATAGACCTTGATGCAAATTCAACTTTCGCAACGTTAGTAGAAAAATATGAATATGGTTATTACCTGAAAAAAGCTTCAGGAACCGATGCCTGTAAAAATGTTACAATTAAAAACTGTGTGATAACAATGTATCATAATACAGGAACAATTGTTACTATCGGAAACGGTCTTTACATTTCCAATATTTCAGGAACTTCTTCTGTAACTGTGACAACCACAGGCGGCAGAACTGAAAATGTAAAATTTTTTAACAGCACTATAACAGGTGCTTACGACCCTGTACAAATTCGTGGTTTTGCTGCAACAACACCTTTTGATTTATATGACCAGGGAATTGAAATCGGTCAGGATGGCGCAAATACAATTACAAATTTTGGAGGAGCTGCATCAACTCTTGTTTATGGTCTATATGCAATCTATCAAAATAATCTGAAAATAAATAACAATATTTTTAATAATTCAAACGTCACTGGTGCGGTAATGTATGGCGTGTTTATCGGAACAGCAACGAATGCTAACATTGATATTAATAGTAATTCTTTTGAATTAACAAGTAATTCGCCAACATCACAGTTAACTGCAGTAGGTTTAAATTCAGGTACAACCTCAGGAACTACGAATACTATTAATGTAAATAATAATACAATTACAAATTTTACAAGACCTACTCACACAACCGGTCCAACATACTTTATTTATTCAACTTCAAACTACCCTTTCATTCTTAATATATCGGGTAATAATATCTCAAACCATAACTTCCCGGGAACAGGTATAATATATGGGATTTATCAATTAAGTAATCCCGTAAATGTAAATATTACTAATAATACAATTTCAAACATAAATCGTGCGGGCTCAGGAACATCTGCTTTCTATGGCATTTATAATACATCCGTATCTACGGCTGCCAATGCCACAATTAGCGGAAATACGATTCATACTCTTTCTCATGTGGGAACTTCAGGCATTTTATCAGGGATTACAGTATCCACAACGATTGGAAATGCTGTTTTCAATAATAGAATTTATAATTTATCCAGCGAATCAACCGGAGGTCAGCTTTATGGAATTTATCAGATTGGCTCTGCACCATTTACTTATATCTATAATAATTATATTTCCGATTTAAGAGCCCCATCCTCAACTAATTCGGAAGCTGTAAGAGGTATTTTTGTCTCTGCAGGTGCATCATTCTTATTCTATAATTCAATTTATTTGAATGCAGTAAGCTCTTCTGCAACAACTTTCGGAAGTTCAGGCATATCAATTTCTACTACACCTAATGTGGAAGTTAGAAACAATAATATTGTTAATAATTCTACTCCCGGACCTACAGGTGGATTTACAGTCGCACATAGAAGAAGCTCAACTTTATTAACTACTTATGCAGCTGCTTCAAACAATAATAATTTTTATGCAGGAACACCCGGTCCTTCTAATCTGATATTTTATGACGGCACAAACGCAGACCAGACTATGGGTGATTACCGCACAAGAGTATCACCAAGCGATGCACAATCCTTCAGAGAGCTTCCTCCATTCTTGAATATTGCTGTTGCACCTTATGATTTGCATTTGAATAGCGCCATTCCTACTCAATGCGAGAGCGGCGGCTCGGTAGTATCTTCACCGCTTTCGATTACAACAGATTATGACGGACATGCAAGATATCCTAATGTTGGCTATCCTGAAAAACCCGGTTTTCCTCCAACTGCACCTGATGTTGGTGCTGATGAGTTCGGCGGCGAACCTGCGGATTTCAGCGGACCAACAATAGTGTATGATGCATTAACGAACACAGGCTCTCTTTCTAACAGGCAGCTAACTGCTACAATAACAGACCCGTCGGGTGTTCAGACAGGTGCAAACGGACCACGATTATATTATAAGAAAAGCACTGACCCTTCATTTGTTTTTGATGCAACCCCTTCTGTTTCAGGAAATGACTATACATTTACTATTAATAATGCCTCCATTGGTGGAGTTGCACCGGGAACAATAGTTCAATATTATTTAGCAGCACAGGATCTCGCAGGAAATGTAGGAACAAGTCCGGGCGGTGGTTCAGGTATTAATCCTCCCGGCACAACGCCTCCGGGTTCACCTAATTCTTATACCGTTCTGACATCTTTTTCAGGACCTTATTCAATTGGTCTTGCGGGGGATTATACAACTATAACCGCGGCAGTTACTGCAATTACAGGGGGAGCTGTAAGCGGACCGGTAACGTTTAATTTATTAGATGCAGCATATCCTACTGAGACTTTCCCAATTGTAATTACTGAAATTCCGGGAATGAGCTCGACAAATACCATTACTTTCAGACCTGCAAGCGGTGTTAATGCTCTGGTTCATAATGCTTTGGGAACAGGTTTGTTTACTCTCAACGGAGCTGATTACATAAGAATCAACGGAAGCAATCCTACATCTGACGGAGTTGAATCTTTAACACTAAGAAACGGAGGTGCAACCGCAACTGAGCCGGGAATCATTTTTATAAATGATGCTACAAATAACATCATAGACGGATGTATCATAGAATCGGATAATATAACGACAACCGAAGGTGCAATACAGTTCAGTACATCGGTTTCAGGAACAACCGGAAACGATAATAACACAATTCAGAATTGTGAAATAAGACACATTGCCGCTTCTCCTAATGCTTACGCAGTTGCAATTTATTCAAGCGGAACTGCAGCAAATTCAAATTCAGGTAATGTAATCTCTAATAATAATATTTATAATTTTACAACAAGCGGAGTATCTGTAACAGCCACGGGAAATGGAGACGGATGGACTATTTCCGGAAATAATTTTTACAATAATTATACTACTCCTCCATCAACTGCTATCACTGTTATAAACTTTATTCCGGGTGTGAACTCAAATTCAAACTTTATTTTGTCAAACAAAATTGGCGGCTCGGCAATTAATTGCGGAGGAACTCCATTTGTTACAACCGGTGCTGCAACTTATACGGCAATTTCCACTAACGTAGGTACAACCGGTGCTACCAAAATAAATAACAATACAATTAAGAACATTGATATGCAGGCAACTGGTACAGCTGCATTTAATGGAATTAGCTGCGTTACAAACGGGCTGGTCGAAGTCGGTGTTGATGCATCAAATAACATCGGAGGTCCTACTGCCGGTGAGCAGATAAAAAATGCAGGCAACTCAACTACTATAGGGATTTCAAGCACTGTTGGCGCTGCAGGCGGTATAACCATTTCTAATAATATAATTCAAAACCTTTACAGCTCAGGCACAGGAACTGGTATTGGAAACAGAGGAATTTCACATACAGGAGCAGGCAATCTTCTGGTTTCGAATAATACAATATTTAATAACAAGTCCGATGCATCAACATCTGCCGATGCAACTTCATCTGTGCTGGGTATTTATACTTCATCTGCAAATACATCACAATTGATTGAAGGGAATACCATCTACGGTCTTGAAGCTACACATACAACAGCGGCTGTTACTGCTCAGGGCATCATCACAACCCTTGCAACATCAAGCGGTACTGTTTCACGAAACAGAATATACGGACTAAAAAATGCAACAAGCTCAACAGCGGGGGATATATTCGGTATTCATTTCTTCCTGGGGCAATGGACTGCTACAAATAACCAGGTTACAATTGATCAGAATACCATCGGATGCAGAAATGTTGGAATTTTTGATTCTTCTTCAACGACCGCGAGGAATGCAACATATATTTATAACAGTGTGTTTATTTCCGGCTCAAATGATGTTTCAGCAACTACTAATTCTTATGGATTTTTAAGAAGCAATTCAGCAAGCACGATTTATTTCAGAAATAATTTACTATATAACCAGAGAACAGGCGGCTCGGGATTCAATTATGCAATTGGTAACAACGTCGCAGCACCTGCAACCGGCTGGGGTGTGCAAGCGAGCGAATTTAACATGTTTATTAATACTGACCCATCCACCATGGGTGAATGGGGAACCGGAGTGAATCAAACATTTGCTGCATGGAAAGCATCAGCAACTTGCGATTTAATCAGTATGAGTTTCGCCAGTTTGTTTATACCCGCAAACTCATTCTTCGTAAATACGGCGACCGGTAATCTCAATATTGTAAATACAAATGAACCTTGCTGGTATATAAACGGAAGTGCGAGCCAATTGACAACTCCATCTGTAAATAATGACTTTGATGGTAACTCACGAAGCACAACCATAGCAGGTGGCGCGACCGACATCGGTTCGGATGAATTTACTCCAAATTCTGTTACACCGCCTATCATTAATTTCCCTGTAGTTCCAGGTCCTAATAACCTTTCAATAGGTGGAAAACCGCTGGGTATTTTAAACGTTGTATCAGCAGGCACGCTTACAAGCATTGACATATTATACTATTCGGGAGCAAATCCTCCGACTCCTCCGCCAAGCACTTTATATGGAAACGGTTATATAATAATCAACCCGAATGTTGGCGCAGCCGGTTATACTTATGACATAACTTTCTATTATATAAATGAAGTCTTGGGAACTATCCAATTTGAAAGCAATATAAGATTAGCAAAAAGCAACGACTTAGGAGTTACATGGACTCCGTATCTCATCCCGGGTACAGGGGCAGGACAGTATCAACTTGATTCAAATAATAATTTCATTACGCTTTATGGTCTGAATTCATTCTCAGTCTTTGCTTTAACCGACGCTACAGCTCCGCTTCCTGTTGAGCTTGCATCTTTCACTGCATCTTCTGAGAGAAATAATGTTAAATTAAACTGGACGACTTTAACTGAAATAAACAATTCCGGTTTCGATATTGAAAGAAAATTAATCGATGAACAGGGAATAAATACATTTGTAAAAATTGGAAATGTTCAGGGACACGGAAACTCAAGCGAACCAAAAAATTATTCTTTCAATGATAACGGACTTCAGACAGGAAAATATGCTTACAGATTGAAGCAGACTGATTATAACGGGCACTTCCAATATTTTAATCTCAGCAGTGAAATTGAAGTCGGAGTACCGAAAGAATTTGCTTTATCACAGAACTATCCTAATCCGTTTAATCCTGTAACGAAAATTAATTACGACATTCCGTTCGACAGCAAAGTAAATCTGAAAGTATATGACATGCTCGGACGTGAAGTCGCAAGTCTTGTGAACAACGATTTGCAGAAAGCGGGTTATTACACAGTTCAGCTTAACGGAATCAACATGGCAAGCGGAACATACTTCTTCAGAATCATTGCGCAGGGCAGCGGTAAGGATTTTGTGATGACCAAGAAAATGGTGCTTATTAAGTAA